The genomic interval TGGCAGAATGGCAGACTTGAAGTTATTTGGCCCGAGGCGGCTAAATCAGCAAACTATGTTTATCCTGTCCCAAAATGGAACAAAAGATAAATACCAAGGAGGAAGAGTTTTGCTCTTCCTCCTAAATAATAATCTCAGGGAACAATCTTAATGTCCTTATTCTGGCAGACATTGATTTGTGGACTGTTATTGGGAGGCATGTATGCTCTTATTGCTATTGGTATGACATTGATCATGGGTGTAATGAAGATCATAAACCTTGCTCATGGTGCACTGGTAATGGTAGGCATGTATGTCACCTATGTTTGCTTTCACTACTGGGGAATTGACCCCTATGCCGCTCTATTTATTTCCATGCCTGCCTTATTTTTTATCGGTTGTCTAATACAAAAATACAGTATCAATACATTAATAGGGAAAGAATCCATCCTGCCAGAAAACCAGGTCCTTTTAACTGTAGGTATCATGTTGGTTTTGACAGAAACCATGAGGTTAATTTTCGGCTCTGACTATAAATCCGTGCATACCAGTTATACTGGTTCCAGTTTTTTTGTTGGCGATGTTTCGGTTAGCATTCCTATGGCGATCGGTTTCGTTATTGCTATGGTCTTTACCTATGCATTGCACATTTTTCTTACTAAAAGCGATATAGGAAGATCAATCCGAGCTACGGCTCAGGACAAAGAAGCAGCAATCCTTATGGGAGTCAATGCAAATAAAATTACTATTATCACCTTCGGCTTAGGTTCTGCTTTAGCCGCCGGTGGCGGAACACTGCTTATCCCTATATATTATTTATTTCCCGATATTGGACATGCCTTTGTAGCAAAATCCTTTATAATTACTATTTTAGGAGGAATGGGAAGCACGATGGGGGCATTGTTTGGAGGTTTAACTTTAGGTATTGCAGAATCTTTTGGTGCTACCTATATTTCCATGGGGCTAAAGGATGTTGTAGGTTTTGTTATTTTCATTATAGTGCTTTTATTCTTGCCGGGTGGCTTTAAGAGTCTAACTAAAAGGTGAATAGATGCTAAAAAAGTTTTGGTTTTTGTCTATCATTATTATAATAGCAATAATTCTTCCATTCATAGTGCAATCAAGTTATTATCAACATATATTTATTTTGATATTAATCTGGGGAACGTTAGGAGTAGCATGGAACCTACTGGGAGGATATACAGGGCAGGTTTCTTTCGGACATGCCGCCTTCTTTGGCTTAGGCGCCTATGGAGCGGGATTACTTGCATTCCATCTCCACATATCTCCCTGGTGGGGAATGATAGTAGGACCTGTTGCTGCCGTTATTATTAGTATCCCTATCGGTTTAATCTGCTTCCGCCTTCGCGGACCATATTTTGCCCTGGCAATGTTAGCAGTGGGTGAGATATGCAGACTCATTTTCACCGAATGGGTGCCTTTTACCAATGGTGCAATGGGAATACTTACCTTAACTACATTCAGTTCCAAATTGCCTTACTACTATATCG from Deltaproteobacteria bacterium carries:
- a CDS encoding branched-chain amino acid ABC transporter permease is translated as MSLFWQTLICGLLLGGMYALIAIGMTLIMGVMKIINLAHGALVMVGMYVTYVCFHYWGIDPYAALFISMPALFFIGCLIQKYSINTLIGKESILPENQVLLTVGIMLVLTETMRLIFGSDYKSVHTSYTGSSFFVGDVSVSIPMAIGFVIAMVFTYALHIFLTKSDIGRSIRATAQDKEAAILMGVNANKITIITFGLGSALAAGGGTLLIPIYYLFPDIGHAFVAKSFIITILGGMGSTMGALFGGLTLGIAESFGATYISMGLKDVVGFVIFIIVLLFLPGGFKSLTKR